One Miscanthus floridulus cultivar M001 chromosome 11, ASM1932011v1, whole genome shotgun sequence DNA window includes the following coding sequences:
- the LOC136492429 gene encoding uncharacterized protein: MAPSSAAGQPRAVAVAGHALAVVERDSTSDPSTGRVLTGSWLWDSSLVLAAHLAADSRARRRLLGATVVELGAGSTGLPGIAAVACLGAARYVLTDVASLLPGLRDNADANGLSAARADVRELRWGDRLQLEDEERVGVVLLSDVFYDPEDMPAMAATLRGMWTDEEGGGGGTVGWAASEVRDSVLDCMDVLREHGFRFGRKAMAENTIG; this comes from the coding sequence GCAGCCGGCCAGCCGCGCGCGGTAGCCGTGGCCGGGCACGCTCTGGCCGTGGTGGAGCGCGACAGCACGAGCGACCCGTCCACCGGCCGCGTCCTCACGGGCTCCTGGCTGTGGGACTCGTCCCTGGTCCTGGCCGCCCACCTCGCCGCGGACTCCCGCGCCAGGCGCCGCCTCCTTGGCGCCACCGTCGTGGAGCTCGGCGCGGGAAGCACGGGGCTCCCGGGTATCGCGGCCGTGGCCTGCCTCGGTGCCGCGCGCTACGTGCTCACGGACGTGGCCTCGCTGCTGCCGGGTCTCAGGGACAACGCGGACGCCAACGGGCTCAGCGCCGCGCGGGCCGACGTGCGGGAGCTCAGGTGGGGAGATCGcctccagctcgaggacgaggagAGGGTGGGCGTCGTGCTGTTGTCCGACGTGTTCTATGACCCCGAGGACATGCCGGCGATGGCAGCCACGCTGCGGGGGATGTGGACGGacgaggagggcggcggcggcggcacggtggGGTGGGCGGCGAGCGAGGTGCGGGACAGCGTGCTGGACTGTATGGACGTGCTGCGGGAGCATGGCTTTCGTTTCGGCCGgaaagccatggctgaaaatactattGGTTGA